TCTGCACCTTGCCCTCAGGAACAAGACAACCTGGCTGATGCGGAAGAACGCTGTGACCAGCTGATCAAGAACAAGATCCAGCTGGAGGCAAAGGTGAAGGAGATGACCGAGAGGTTGGAGGACGAGGAGGAGATGAACGCTGAGCTCACTGCcaagaagcgcaagctggaagaTGAGTGCTCTGAGCTGAAGAGGGACATTGATGACCTGGAGCTGACACTGGCCAAGGTGGAGAAGGAGAAGCACGCGACAGAGAACAAGGTGAGGGCGGCTCCCTTTGACTCCAGACTGAGTCTCAGGATTCCCAGACCTGAGTGTGGTCCTGGCCCCTGGCCTTGGAGGTCTCCATGGATGTCTCCGGGTTGGTGATGTTTAGCCCTAAAGCGGATGGGGTTCTTGGTCAACAGGTGAAGAACCTGACAGAGGAGATGGCTGGGCTGGATGAGATCATTGCTAAGCTGACCAAGGAGAAAAAAGCTCTGCAAGAGGCCCACCAGCAAGCCCTGGATGACCTTCAGGCTGAGGAGGACAAGGTCAACACCCTGACCAAGGCCAAGGTCAAGCTGGAACAGCATGTGGACGATGTAAGTAGACTGTTACAAGGGCCTAGATATACCAGGTCCATCAGTGtctgtgcgtgcatgtgtgtgtgtgtttgggggtgtgGGGTTAGAGAGTGCTTCTTCTCCTGATACCTTTCTAGAAGGGAACTGGGGAATAGACAAGGGGAGGGGTGATCAGTTCTGAGCTATGTATCTCATTTTGCTGATGTGATCAACAGTAGAGATGGGCTTCCTTCCTTCACTTTAGGTTCAAGCCTATATGTCTGTCTTCAACCACAGAATTTAGAGGGTTATCtcataaaaacataataaatttcCTTGGGAATTTTCCCTTGGGATCTTCACAAAGATCCTCCTTGAGGATCTTTGGACTTCTAATATTTTAGCCAGGATCTGGCACTCAGTGATCACTGTTCCCATAGGTAGTCCTTCGCGTATATCTCTCCTGAATCATTCTTTATTGCTCTGTGTTATCATTATTGAAGTATTGGTCCCAGCCACAGACTGGAAGCTGCCTTTAGGTGGAACTTCGTTTTATTCAATTTTGTGTCTACAGTGCCTAGGATGGGGCCTGGAACCCAGTAGGTGCTTATAGGATGCAGATTAAATGAAAGTAGCTTTGGGATTTTAACCtagtcattcattcagtcatttatcATAGTTACTGAGCATCCCTTCATGCTAGGTTCTCTCACAGCCCCCTGGCAATATTTGGCCCATTCTGGGGAAGTTTTCCCAAGTCTTGACACCTCTGAGGATCCCGCAACCCCAAAAAGAATGAGTTCCCAAATTATCAAGTCAGGATACTTGGCCTAACAGGTCACACTGGTCCTTCTCTTCATCAGCTGGAGGGATCCCTGGAGCAGGAGAAAAAGGTGAGAATGGACCTGGAGAGAGCCAAGCGGAAGCTGGAGGGTGACCTGAAGCTGACCCAGGAGAGCATCATGGACCTGGAGAACGACAAGCAGCAGCTGGATGAGCGGCTCAAAAAGTAGCGTGTTCCCTGCCCCATCACCCATCCTCCTCCCACACCCAGCAGCCTGTTCCACCCATGGCAATACTAGCTGACCCAACAGATCCATCCTCAGAGGCAACAGCTTCATGCGGCCTCCATACGGGGGTGCAAAACTGTGGGCAGAGCCTCCAGGAAGAAAGCTTTCCTCCCCCAGACACGCACATCAGGGCCCAGCAGGCCTCCCTGGCAAAAGTCTAACCCAGATCCCTCCAGCCCTCTCTTCCTGCTGGGCACTTGCCCCCTTTATACACAAGTCTCTTTGGAGACCAGTTGCTTAACACAGAGGAAAGTTCCACACAAAAGCCTCTCAGGAAAGTCCTTTCAGGTCCTTCACAGAGAGCCCAGAGGACCACAGAGAAATTCAGTCAGCCACCATACGTGAGCAGTGCAGGGTCTGGCTGCTTCTTTGTTCAATGGTCTTGTGGTTCCAATTCTTATTGCAAGACCTTCCAAAATGTGTAGATTCACATTTCACACCTGGCAAAGAGTGAGTCTGTGGGACATATTCGATAATCAAAGATCTTCTGTTGCTTTAGGGTCAGGACTCTGAAAGCCTCTGAGACTCATCCTGATCAACAGCCTCCCCAGAAAGTCTTCACACTTCCCCAGGCACAGtacttactgaatgaatgaatatatgatcCCACTGATCCTCAAATGACCTTTTAAGAATGGTACTTTAACCTCacttaccaaagaggaaaggaaggctcagaaaggttaccAAATTGCCCAAAGTAACAGAGACAGAATTAAAGACCATCAGACCTAAAAGGTGCCTTTGAGTTGATCTAGTCCAatgccctcattttacagaccAAAGAAGGGATCATCTTGGAGCCCAGGTCTTGTCACTTCACCTCTCCACCTACAGTGCTCTTCCTATTGTAATTCCTATTGAACTTCAATCCTCCAGCAGGTGTTACACTTTCAAGGACCCTACAACAGCCCTggaagctgtggttttttttttcccatgaaatcCTGCTCCTCATTTGTTTCATTATCATTTCCAACCACTGGCAGCCCCTCCTTGAGCCTGATCAGCCTTCCTTGCCTCACGGTCCCTTCTTCCTCACAGGAAGGACTTTGAACTGAACGCCCTCAATGCGAGGATTGAAGATGAGCAGGCCCTGGGCAGTCAGCTGCAGAAGAAGCTCAAAGAGCTTCAGGTAAGGCCCCTGGGCTGGTCCTCAGGCTCCCGACGCTCCTCCAGGCTGTTCTCGCCCAGCATCACAGGCACTGGCTCTGTGTCTGTGAAGGGAGATGCTGGCTATCACAAATCCCCCATGGAGCACTTCCAGGAGGGCCGGCTAATCCAAGGATGACATAGGAAGAGATCTGGAAACACTCACCGGTCTGAGGACAGAAATCCCAGCTTCCTATGTCAGCTGTTGTTTAGCTGGTGACCATGGGGAGCGCACTGCCAATCTCTGGATCTATATGTCCTCCTCTGTTCCCCATGGCTTTTCAGGACCCTTCAGCCCAGCTGGGCTGTGACTTCAGTTCTTACCTCTAGAGTGGacactgtgttgggtcttagttgtccGGTCAGACGAACCTGACTCTCTCATTCCAACTTCAATTATTTTTGCCACAAAACTGCCTAAACTGTCCCTGGAACACTGGTCCCTTTGTCCTTCAGCCACTTTCCTTCCCATAAAGAGAATGTAGCATGTTTTGGCCCAAAGGCAGGCTAACTCAACTATCCAAACCATCTCACCGAGGTGATCCTTTTATTTCTACTTGTCCCCTGGTGGGACTAAGCTGACAAGCCAGGAGCCTTCTAGAGTCCTGGGAGGGGGCTCCGATAGAGGGCCAAGGGGCTGGGTCTGAGCCCCCTCCGTGTCCCGCCCAGGCACGCAtcgaggagctggaggaggagctggaggccGAGCGCACGGCCCGGGCCAAGGTGGAGAAGCTGCGCTCAGACCTGTCCCGGGAGCTGGAGGAGATCAGCGAGCGGCTGGAGGAGGCTGGCGGGGCCACGTCCGTGCAGATCGAGATGAACAAGAAGCGCGAGGCTGAGTTCCAGAAGATGAGGCGGGACCTGGAAGAGGCCACGCTGCAGCACGAGGCCACGGCGGCCGCCCTGCGCAAGAAGCACGCCGACAGCGTGGCCGAGCTGGGCGAGCAGATCGACAACCTGCAGCGcgtgaagcagaagctggagaaggagaagagtgagTTCAAGCTGGAGCTGGACGACGTCACGTCCAACATGGAGCAGATCATCAAGGCCAAGGTGGGCCcggctctcctctcctctcctccaatTCCCTCCACCTGCCTCTGCTTTCTGTCCACATCTCCTCTCTTTGTCTTGTTCAGTTTCCTGCTTCCTTCTTCTACCCTGTCCTTGGACTCTTCCTCTATGCCTTCCTCTTTCCCTGCTCCTTTAATTGCACTGCTCGCACCCCATCAGCCCCCTGCATACACCGTATAACTCTCCTTCCCATCTCAGGCTAACCTGGAGAAGATGTGCAGGACCCTAGAGGACCAGATGAATGAGCACCGAAGCAAGGCTGAGGAGACCCAGCGTTCTGTCAACGACCTCACAAGCCAACGGGCCAAGCTGCAGACCGAGAATGGTGAGCCCTACTCTTGTCTTCTGAGTTCCTGAGCCAATCCAGGCTTGGGTATGCACACATCTCTCCAGAGAATGGGACCTGAGGgttaggggaggggtgggggagagaggagtgACCGGCCCTTGAGAGTTGAGTGTGCTTCGGTGCCTCTCCAGGTGAGCTGTCCCGGCAGCTGGATGAGAAGGAGGCGCTGATCTCCCAGCTGACCCGAGGCAAGCTCACCTACACGCAGCAGCTAGAGGACCTCAAGCGGCAGCTGGAAGAGGAGGTTAAGGTGAGGCCAAGAGTCAGGCCACTTGTCCAGCATACTGGCTGGCCTTGCATCCACATCACTTCTTTCCCAAGAATGAGGCTTGCTGTCTACCCAGTATTTTCccattttccaaaaagaaaatgcCCAGACCCTaccatgtgtatgtgtatgtgtgtgtacattcagtcaagtccaatctttgcaaaaccatggactgaagcccgccaggctcctctgtccattggatttttcaggcaagaatactggaatgggttgccattccctcctctcggggatcttccagacccagtaatcgaacttgtgtctccagcattagcaggcagattctttaccactgagccccctgagaATCCCAGGCCCTACCATATGCCTCCTAATTCTACCTCCCACTCAGAGGCCCTCTGCCTTTCTGCAGCCATCTCGGGAGGGCATGGAgtaagaggtgggggtgggggtggggggaatgagatgaagagaggaaataaattagAGAGCCGTGATGGCCTTGGCTGGGCATAGGTATGGGATGCAGGAACTGTACAAGTGGTCCTGGGATTTGCAGGGCAATCTGAAAACTGGAGAAAGAAACTCAACTGGATTCTATTTCGAGCACTTTGCAGGGCTCATTAAaaaggggaaagaatatgaatttttaaaaaggtcaggGCTCAAATCCTAATCCGCCTCTTAAGAGCTTGGTGATCTTGGGGAAATTGCCTAATATCTCTGAGCCTCCGTCTCCTCcgctgtaaaatgggggtgaggATGGTAAAGCCTGCTGCGTGAGGAGCATGAGGGGGGTGGGCACAACGCACTTTGTAAACAGTGCGGCACTGTATGGACTTTGTTAACAGTACTTGGTAAACTGTTCCAGGTCCACTAGGGATTTAGAAACAGGTGAGACTGTGGGAGGATGCTGAAATTAGAGTGGGGAGACAAGCAGTGCATCACAGGGCAAGCTGAGCCCCTCTCGGTGCCACCCCTCGCAGGCAAAGAACGCCCTGGCCCACGCACTACAGTCGGCCCGGCACGACTGTGACCTGCTGCGGGAGCAGTACGAGGAAGAGACGGAAGCCAAGGCCGAGCTGCAGCGCGTCCTGTCCAAGGCCAACTCAGAGGTGGCCCAGTGGAGGACCAAGTACGAGACAGATGCCATCCAGAGGAccgaggagctggaggaggccaAGTGAGTCCCGGGCAGCCTGCCTCTGGCAGGGGCCCCTGTGTCAGCAGGCCGCAGCCCAGCCCACTGCTCACTGGGGCCGGCTGAGGGGGTGGATGCTAAGCTAGGTTTTGACAATGCAGAGGACCCTGCCCCggccccacctccttctcctctcagGAAAGCTTTTTGCTCGCGTTATGTTTCTCATCCGAATATAAGACGAACAAAAGGTTTGTCTGAGGGCAGAGTGCTCCCACCTGGGGCAGGGTGCCATGGCAGGTGAGAAGCGGGGTGCTGGGACTGCATGCGTCCTCCAAGTCTGCAAGCCTAGAGGCTGGCCCAGGGTGGGAGGGATGCCTCGCAGAAGGCTCCCTGGGTGCTGTGGGTCTTCACACCCTGTCCCCCAGACCCTCCAACTGCCTTGCTTTCTGCCCCTGGGCCTGTCCTCAGGCTTCTCCAACAACGCCTCTGAGTTTTCAAAGACTGTTTTCCGCAAGACTCACCATGTTTCCCCTTGTCCAAATCCACACCctccatcttccccacccactccCACCACTACTCCCCCGCCCTCACCAACACGGGCAGGAAGAAGCTGGCCCAGCGGCTGCAGGACGCTGAGGAGGCCGTCGAGGCCGTCAACGCCAAGTGCTCCTCGCTGGAGAAGACCAAGCACCGCCTGCAGAACGAGATCGAGGACCTGATGGTGGACGTGGAGCGCTCCAAcgcggccgccgccgccctgGACAAGAAGCAGAGGAACTTCGACAAGGTGGGCCCGGGCTGGGGGCCGCAGCCAGGGGACAGAACAGGTGGACAAGCTGGAGTCAGGAACATCCTCCCAGGAGGCTGAGGCCAGGGGAGGCTGGGCCTAGGAGGGGGACCTGGGTCCCGGAGGCGGGGCTGCGGCTGCCCCTTGAGCCGCGTCCGTCCGTCGGGTCCCCGCAGATCCTGGCCGAGTGGAAGCAGAAGTACGAGGAGTCGCAGTCGGAGCTGGAGTCCTCGCAGAAGGAGGCGCGCTCCCTCAGCACCGAGCTCTTCAAGCTCAAGAACGCCTACGAGGAGTCCCTGGAGCATCTGGAGACCTTCAAGCGCGAGAACAAGAACCTGCAGGGTGCGGGCGCAGgccgggaggggcggggcagggcgggtCCGCACGTGGTGCCGCCCCGCTGCTCCTGCAGGCCTTCCCCCGTCGGAGCAGGCAGCCCCCGACTGAGCTGCCCGCCCCTCCCACAGAGGAGATCTCCGACCTGACTGAGCAGCTGGGCTCCAGTGGCAAGACCATCCACGAGCTGGAGAAGGTCCGCAAGCAGCTGGAGGCCGAGAAGCTGGAGCTGCAGTCGGCCCTGGAGGAGGCCGAGGTGCGCACACCGGAGTGGAGGAGGTGCAGAGGGCGGGAGAAGAAGCTGAGGGCTAGGCTATGGTCCCTGTTCTCATCTCCTCTTTCCTTTGTTCACGGGCCCATCCTCAGAGCCTAGGACAGTGCCTGACActtagtaggcactcaataaatattggggAATGAACGAAAGAACCGGTCACTCACTTGCCTTCACACAGACATTTTACCTATTACATCTTAGACAAGATTTCCTGTTTCACTCCCCCTCTTTtcacctctgcctccctctttgaGCTTTTACATTCTGTGCCTGATTGCCTCTGTTTCCTTGGCAACACCactctcttcattttcctctttgtctttatAGCTCACTCTCCTCTATAAAAGCCTGAATCACCTTCTCTTaggccttttttttcctttcaaattcttttcttcttcctcctcctgcttctttgACTGAACCACTTATACCACTCTTGAACTGACTTTGTATCCACGATTCATGGACAGCCCCCTGGCCCCATCCTGTGCCCTGAATGCCTCAGACCTTCTCTTCCCAAccccctccaggcctccctggaaCACGAGGAGGGCAAGATCCTCCGGGCCCAGCTGGAGTTCAACCAGATCAAGGCAGAGATGGAGCGGAAGCTGGCAGAGAAGGACGAGGAGATGGAGCAGGCCAAGCGCAACCACCTTCGGGTGGTGGACTCGCTGCAGACCTCCCTGGATGCAGAGACGCGCAGCCGCAACGAGGCCCTGCGGGTGAAGAAAAAGATGGAGGGCGACCTCAACGAGATGGAGATCCAGCTCAGCCATGCCAACCGCTTGGCTGCCGAGGCCCAGAAGCAAGTCAAGAGCCTCCAGAGCTTGCTGAAGGTACACGGTGATTTTGGAAGCAGGAAGTCGCCTCATCCAGAGAGGGGCAGTGGCATCCCACCATCACAGCACCAGCTCGCTCCTGCCCCTGAACCATCACTGACCCCTCCCACAGGCCCTGCCCGAGCCACCACCACAGGCTCCCTGCAGCATCCAGTTCAGCTAACAGCCTTCTGATGGGTTGAGCCCAGCTCCCTCCCTCATGCATCTCTCTTGATGCACAGGACACCCAGATCCAGCTGGACGACGCAGTCCGTGCCAACGACGACCTGAAGGAGAACATCGCCATCGTGGAGCGGCGTAACAACCTGCTGCAGGCCGAGCTGGAGGAGCTGCGGGCCGTGGTGGAGCAGACGGAGCGGTCCCGGAAGCTGGCGGAGCAGGAGCTGATCGAGACCAGCGAGCGGGTGCAGCTGCTCCACTCCCAGGTGAGCAGTGCCCTTGGGCAGTCCCAGAGGGGAGCACAGGCAGGACTCCGCAGATGAGTTTCAGGAGGCAGGCGTGGATGCTCAGTGCTGCTTTTCCTGCTCTGCCCACCCCAACCCTCAGAACACCAGCCTCATCAACCAGAAGAAGAAGATGGAGGCAGACCTGTCCCAGCTTCAGACTGAAGTGGAGGAGGCGGTGCAGGAGTGCAGGAACGCCGAGGAGAAGGCCAAGAAGGCCATCACGGATGTGAGTCCCCCTGCCGGGTCTGCGTGCTCCACGCCAGGGTTTTCTTGGACTGGAAGACTTAGACCGAGTATCACTTCTCTCCCATGCGCAGGCCGCCATGATGGCGGAGGAGCTAAAGAAGGAGCAGGACACCAGCGCGCACCTGGAGCGCATGAAGAAGAACATGGAGCAGACCATCAAGGACCTGCAGCACCGGCTGGACGAGGCGGAGCAGATCGCGCTCAAGGGCGGCAAGAAGCAGCTGCAGAAGCTGGAGGCCCGGGTGCGGGAGCTGGAGAACGAGCTGGAGGCTGAGCAGAAGCGCAACGCGGAGTCGGTCAAGGGCATGAGGAAGAGCGAGCGGCGCATCAAGGAGCTCACCTACCAGGTGTGGACCCAGCAGCTGCTCCCGGACGGGGCCCTCTGCATCATGGTCTGAAGCCAGGGTGACAACCACCTCAGAGGGATGAAGTGTTCTTTCTTAGCCTCTTAGAGGGCAAAGAGCCGGAGTACAGCCTATGGCTACCCAGTTTCTATtctgccaggccctgttctaCCCTAAGTGCCGCTGGCTCAGGGGACAGTCTCTGAGCCTTCTGGCCTTCAAGCTCCCAATCAACATTCACCATCAACCTGTCCCTTCAGGACACACCCGGAGCTCCAGCAGAGCTCACCCAGCACAGATGACCAGAAAGCAAATATGTAGCCAGATCTTAGCCTGGCATCATCACCACCAAAATACACCAAAGCCATTGGAATGAATCTCAGAACTTTTCAATTACTCAGGGAAgcatagactttagctttcatgGTGTTTTCCAGAATCAGACTATCAATTAGATTTTGTTTCCGTTCCAGTCCAGAAAGTCACCATCCCTCTATGCATACTTGTCCTTAACCTAGATCAAGTCTATGTCATTTCCCAGCAGTCCAGGAAATCCCATCAGGCCTGCAGTCCCAGAGTTCCTGCCAGCACATGCTGGGTTTATCCTCCGTGGGGCCCCAGGAACCCCCCAGGGCCCACTTCCAGAACAAGGCCCATGCATAATTTTGTGTGCAATTTCAGGAGGCCCATCAGCTCCCTAGACTCTTTGTTGGCACATACTATTAAAAGTATGCATATGTTTTTGATAAGAAATTGTAAGGAGAACTCAAGTGTTTGGTGAGGATCAGAAACTTGAATTGGGTCAGGATACTACCTTCAGGGTAAAGCCGATGAGTGCGGGAGGGGCCATACTGCTTCCTAAGACCATGCCATACTCACTGCTGCCCGCCTCCTTCCCCACGACccccagacagaggaagacaggaAGAACCTGCTGCGGTTGCAGGACCTGGTGGACAAGCTGCAGCTGAAGGTCAAGGCCTACAAGCGCCAGGCTGAGGAGGCGGTAAGTGACCCTGCTGGGgcccaggcctggaggagggaaccAGGCAGTCTCATAACCCCTGGCTCCTCAcctcatcctctcatcccctgAACCCCCACAGGAGGAACAGGCCAACACCAACCTGTCCAAGTTCCGCAAGGTGCAGCACGAGCTGGATGAGGCTGAGGAACGGGCGGACATCGCCGAGTCCCAGGTCAACAAGCTGCGGGCCAAGAGCCGCGACATCGGCGCCAAGGTGGGTTCCCCCCACGGCAGCAACCCCACAGCCCCTCAGACAGAGCCCCTCACACCAGGACTCCTCCCCTTCACTTACTCCTGCAGCCAAACCCCACAGCCCCAGAGGCGAGGTAACTCAGTCCTCCATGATTTTTAAGGTTCTTCCCACTCTCACTTTGAATGGTTTTTGATTCCCAGCCCTACGGTGGTCAGCAGAAACCCTAACTGACACACATTTAGAGTGTCCCAACTTCCCCCAACAGCTATTTCTGCTTCTCTGCCACCTGGTTTAGACCTTCAGTCTTGTAACTCCCACCTGAGATGTACGTCCCAGAGGACCTTGTCCTTGAGGCAGCGTCCCTCCGTCTGACCCCAGGGCCCTTCCCTCCAGAGCCCTCCTCTCCACACTGACCCCTAGGGCCCATCTCCCACCACCTTGGGGCCTCCCTCAGGCCACGCAGTGGTGCTCCCCACCTCGGTGCCCACCTCTGCTTTGCTGCTTGTACCCATCCCTGCCCAACACCCACCTCTCCGGAGCTAGTGTGGACTGTGTTTCCTTCCCAAAGGGCTTGAATGAGGAGTAGACGCGCCACATCTTCTTGGTCTGCCCCATCCTGAGGGTGCAACGAAGCTCCCAGTCccggagcctggagagctgcccCTTTGGAAGAAGCAgaataaagcaattttccttgaAGTGAGATCCTGCCTCTAGACTCTTCTTCACAGCCTGGCAGCCACAGGAACACGAGGACATGACCACGGGacggggtgggggatgggggctCCAGGGGAGGAGGCCAGACCCAGGAGGCCTCCctggggagcctgggaggc
The Cervus canadensis isolate Bull #8, Minnesota chromosome 6, ASM1932006v1, whole genome shotgun sequence genome window above contains:
- the LOC122443195 gene encoding myosin-7; translation: MVDAEMAAFGEAAPYLRKSEKERLEAQTRPFDLKKDVFVPDDKEEFVKATILSREGGKVTAETEHGKTVTVKEDQVLQQNPPKFDKIEDMAMLTFLHEPAVLYNLKERYASWMIYTYSGLFCVTINPYKWLPVYNAEVVAAYRGKKRSEAPPHIFSISDNAYQYMLTDRENQSILITGESGAGKTVNTKRVIQYFAVIAAIGDRSKKEQTTGKGTLEDQIIQANPALEAFGNAKTVRNDNSSRFGKFIRIHFGATGKLASADIETYLLEKSRVIFQLKAERDYHIFYQILSNKKPELLDMLLITNNPYDYAFISQGETTVASIDDAEELMATDNAFDVLGFTTEEKNSMYKLTGAIMHFGNMKFKQKQREEQAEPDGTEEADKSAYLMGLNSADLLKGLCHPRVKVGNEYVTKGQNVQQVAYATGALAKAVYERMFNWMVTRINATLETRQPRQYFIGVLDIAGFEIFDFNSFEQLCINFTNEKLQQFFNHHMFVLEQEEYKKEGIEWEFIDFGMDLQACIDLIEKPMGIMSILEEECMFPKATDMTFKAKLYDNHLGKSHNFQKPRNIKGKPEAHFSLIHYAGTVDYNIIGWLQKNKDPLNETVVDLYKKSSLKMLSNLFANYAGFDSPIEKGKGKAKKGSSFQTVSALHRENLNKLMTNLRSTHPHFVRCIIPNETKSPGVIDNPLVMHQLRCNGVLEGIRICRKGFPNRILYGDFRQRYRILNPAAIPEGQFIDSRKGAEKLLGSLDIDHNQYKFGHTKVFFKAGLLGLLEEMRDERLSRIITRIQAQSRGVLSRMEFKKLLERRDSLLIIQWNIRAFMAVKNWPWMRLFFKIKPLLKSAETEKEIATMKEEFGRLKEALEKSEARRKELEEKMVSLLQEKNDLQLQVQAEQDNLADAEERCDQLIKNKIQLEAKVKEMTERLEDEEEMNAELTAKKRKLEDECSELKRDIDDLELTLAKVEKEKHATENKVKNLTEEMAGLDEIIAKLTKEKKALQEAHQQALDDLQAEEDKVNTLTKAKVKLEQHVDDLEGSLEQEKKVRMDLERAKRKLEGDLKLTQESIMDLENDKQQLDERLKKKDFELNALNARIEDEQALGSQLQKKLKELQARIEELEEELEAERTARAKVEKLRSDLSRELEEISERLEEAGGATSVQIEMNKKREAEFQKMRRDLEEATLQHEATAAALRKKHADSVAELGEQIDNLQRVKQKLEKEKSEFKLELDDVTSNMEQIIKAKANLEKMCRTLEDQMNEHRSKAEETQRSVNDLTSQRAKLQTENGELSRQLDEKEALISQLTRGKLTYTQQLEDLKRQLEEEVKAKNALAHALQSARHDCDLLREQYEEETEAKAELQRVLSKANSEVAQWRTKYETDAIQRTEELEEAKKKLAQRLQDAEEAVEAVNAKCSSLEKTKHRLQNEIEDLMVDVERSNAAAAALDKKQRNFDKILAEWKQKYEESQSELESSQKEARSLSTELFKLKNAYEESLEHLETFKRENKNLQEEISDLTEQLGSSGKTIHELEKVRKQLEAEKLELQSALEEAEASLEHEEGKILRAQLEFNQIKAEMERKLAEKDEEMEQAKRNHLRVVDSLQTSLDAETRSRNEALRVKKKMEGDLNEMEIQLSHANRLAAEAQKQVKSLQSLLKDTQIQLDDAVRANDDLKENIAIVERRNNLLQAELEELRAVVEQTERSRKLAEQELIETSERVQLLHSQNTSLINQKKKMEADLSQLQTEVEEAVQECRNAEEKAKKAITDAAMMAEELKKEQDTSAHLERMKKNMEQTIKDLQHRLDEAEQIALKGGKKQLQKLEARVRELENELEAEQKRNAESVKGMRKSERRIKELTYQTEEDRKNLLRLQDLVDKLQLKVKAYKRQAEEAEEQANTNLSKFRKVQHELDEAEERADIAESQVNKLRAKSRDIGAKGLNEE